A DNA window from Odocoileus virginianus isolate 20LAN1187 ecotype Illinois unplaced genomic scaffold, Ovbor_1.2 Unplaced_Scaffold_5, whole genome shotgun sequence contains the following coding sequences:
- the GRK4 gene encoding G protein-coupled receptor kinase 4 isoform X8: MYACKKLEKKRIKRRKGEAMALNEKRILEKVHSRFVVSLCYTYQTKKSLCLVLTIMNGGDLKFHIYNLGDPGFEEQRAIFYAAELCCGLEDLQRERIVYRDLKPENILLDDHGHIRISDLGLALEVPEGEKINGRVGTLGYMAPEVINSESYTFSPDWWGLGCLIYEMIEGRSPFKKYKEKVKREEVERRVKREAEQYSEKFSEDARSICSMLLTKDPKQRLGCRGEGAAEVKGHPVFRDINFRRLEAHMLDPPFHPDPQEVYCKDILDIEQFSAVRGIHLDSTDSGFYSEFVTGCVSIPWQNEMIESECFKDINEMENEPVLEPDEKMDQQVPRPQKRGFFYRLFSRGCLFCKMMYTVYKLPMWCV; the protein is encoded by the exons ATGTACGCCTGTAAGAAGCtagagaagaaaaggataaagaggaggaagggggaggccATGGCCCTAAATGAGAAGAGGATCCTAGAGAAAGTGCACAGTAGATTTGTA GTTAGTTTATGTTACACATACCAAACCAAAAAGTCCTTGTGCTTGGTGCTAACCATCATGAACGGAGGGGACCTGAAGTTTCACATTTACAACCTGGGCGACCCTGGCTTCGAGGAGCAGAGAGCCATCTTCTACGCGGCCGAGCTGTGCTGTGGCCTGGAGGATTTGCAGCGGGAGCGCATCGTATACAG GGACTTAAAGCCTGAGAACATTCTCCTCGATGATCACG GACACATCCGGATTTCAGATCTTGGTTTGGCCTTGGAGGTCCCAGAAGGGGAGAAGATCAATGGAAGAGTTGGAACGCTGGGCTACATGG CTCCAGAAGTTATCAACTCTGAGAGCTACACTTTCAGTCCTGACTGGTGGGGGCTCGGCTGTCTGATATACGAGATGATTGAGGGGCGTTCTCCGttcaaaaaatacaaagagaaggTTAAGCGTGAGGAGGTGGAGCGGAGAGTGAAGCGAGAGGCGGAGCAGTACTCTGAGAAGTTCTCCGAGGACGCCAGGTCCATCTGCAGCATG TTACTCACCAAGGATCCTAAGCAGCGCCTGGGCTGCAGGGGCGAAGGGGCGGCTGAAGTCAAGGGACACCCTGTGTTCAGGGACATCAACTTCAGGCGACTGGAGGCCCACATGTTAGACCCGCCTTTCCACCCTGAT CCGCAGGAGGTTTACTGCAAGGACATCTTGGACATCGAACAGTTCTCCGCGGTGCGGGGCATACACCTGGACAGCACCGACAGCGGCTTCTACAGCGAGTTCGTCACAGGCTGTGTCTCCATCCCCTGGCAGAACGAG ATGATCGAGTCTGAGTGTTTCAAGGAcatcaatgaaatggaaaacgAGCCAGTTTTAGAGCCAGATGAGAAGATGGACCAGCAAGTTCCCAGGCCTCAGAAGAGAGGTTTCTTCTACAGACTCTTCTCTAGAGGG TGCCTGTTCTGTAAGATGATGTACACAGTGTACAAGCTACCCATGTGGTGTGTTTGA
- the GRK4 gene encoding G protein-coupled receptor kinase 4 isoform X9 yields the protein MAGKVCACQVRATGKMYACKKLEKKRIKRRKGEAMALNEKRILEKVHSRFVVSLCYTYQTKKSLCLVLTIMNGGDLKFHIYNLGDPGFEEQRAIFYAAELCCGLEDLQRERIVYRDLKPENILLDDHGHIRISDLGLALEVPEGEKINGRVGTLGYMAPEVINSESYTFSPDWWGLGCLIYEMIEGRSPFKKYKEKVKREEVERRVKREAEQYSEKFSEDARSICSMLLTKDPKQRLGCRGEGAAEVKGHPVFRDINFRRLEAHMLDPPFHPDPQEVYCKDILDIEQFSAVRGIHLDSTDSGFYSEFVTGCVSIPWQNEMIESECFKDINEMENEPVLEPDEKMDQQVPRPQKRGFFYRLFSRGGCFSVRSSEKKLVSSRR from the exons ATGGCTGGAAAG GTTTGTGCCTGTCAAGTGCGAGCTACAGGAAAAATGTACGCCTGTAAGAAGCtagagaagaaaaggataaagaggaggaagggggaggccATGGCCCTAAATGAGAAGAGGATCCTAGAGAAAGTGCACAGTAGATTTGTA GTTAGTTTATGTTACACATACCAAACCAAAAAGTCCTTGTGCTTGGTGCTAACCATCATGAACGGAGGGGACCTGAAGTTTCACATTTACAACCTGGGCGACCCTGGCTTCGAGGAGCAGAGAGCCATCTTCTACGCGGCCGAGCTGTGCTGTGGCCTGGAGGATTTGCAGCGGGAGCGCATCGTATACAG GGACTTAAAGCCTGAGAACATTCTCCTCGATGATCACG GACACATCCGGATTTCAGATCTTGGTTTGGCCTTGGAGGTCCCAGAAGGGGAGAAGATCAATGGAAGAGTTGGAACGCTGGGCTACATGG CTCCAGAAGTTATCAACTCTGAGAGCTACACTTTCAGTCCTGACTGGTGGGGGCTCGGCTGTCTGATATACGAGATGATTGAGGGGCGTTCTCCGttcaaaaaatacaaagagaaggTTAAGCGTGAGGAGGTGGAGCGGAGAGTGAAGCGAGAGGCGGAGCAGTACTCTGAGAAGTTCTCCGAGGACGCCAGGTCCATCTGCAGCATG TTACTCACCAAGGATCCTAAGCAGCGCCTGGGCTGCAGGGGCGAAGGGGCGGCTGAAGTCAAGGGACACCCTGTGTTCAGGGACATCAACTTCAGGCGACTGGAGGCCCACATGTTAGACCCGCCTTTCCACCCTGAT CCGCAGGAGGTTTACTGCAAGGACATCTTGGACATCGAACAGTTCTCCGCGGTGCGGGGCATACACCTGGACAGCACCGACAGCGGCTTCTACAGCGAGTTCGTCACAGGCTGTGTCTCCATCCCCTGGCAGAACGAG ATGATCGAGTCTGAGTGTTTCAAGGAcatcaatgaaatggaaaacgAGCCAGTTTTAGAGCCAGATGAGAAGATGGACCAGCAAGTTCCCAGGCCTCAGAAGAGAGGTTTCTTCTACAGACTCTTCTCTAGAGGG GGCTGCTTCAGCGTGCGCTCCAGCGAGAAGAAGCTGGTGTCCTCCAGACGGTGA
- the GRK4 gene encoding G protein-coupled receptor kinase 4 isoform X6, producing the protein MEGDAETAAHQPVQRASPVHRQNMKWPLMRTEDAVGSWPWTHSSGERIVHDHLSEEAFEEYQESAYFSRFLQWKWLERQPVTKSTFRHYRVLGKGGFGEVCACQVRATGKMYACKKLEKKRIKRRKGEAMALNEKRILEKVHSRFVVSLCYTYQTKKSLCLVLTIMNGGDLKFHIYNLGDPGFEEQRAIFYAAELCCGLEDLQRERIVYRDLKPENILLDDHGHIRISDLGLALEVPEGEKINGRVGTLGYMAPEVINSESYTFSPDWWGLGCLIYEMIEGRSPFKKYKEKVKREEVERRVKREAEQYSEKFSEDARSICSMLLTKDPKQRLGCRGEGAAEVKGHPVFRDINFRRLEAHMLDPPFHPDPQEVYCKDILDIEQFSAVRGIHLDSTDSGFYSEFVTGCVSIPWQNEMIESECFKDINEMENEPVLEPDEKMDQQVPRPQKRGFFYRLFSRGCLFCKMMYTVYKLPMWCV; encoded by the exons GCAGAATATGAAGTGGCCGCTGATGAGGACCGAAGACGCTGTGGGCTCCTGGCCTTGGACACATTCTTCAGGGGAAAG AATTGTCCATGACCATTTAAGTGAAGAAGCATTTGAAGAATACCAAGAAAGTGCATATTTCTCTCGATTTTTACAGTGGAAATGGCTGGAAAG GCAACCAGTGACAAAGAGCACATTTAGGCACTACAGAGTCCTGGGGAAAGGCGGGTTTGGAGAG GTTTGTGCCTGTCAAGTGCGAGCTACAGGAAAAATGTACGCCTGTAAGAAGCtagagaagaaaaggataaagaggaggaagggggaggccATGGCCCTAAATGAGAAGAGGATCCTAGAGAAAGTGCACAGTAGATTTGTA GTTAGTTTATGTTACACATACCAAACCAAAAAGTCCTTGTGCTTGGTGCTAACCATCATGAACGGAGGGGACCTGAAGTTTCACATTTACAACCTGGGCGACCCTGGCTTCGAGGAGCAGAGAGCCATCTTCTACGCGGCCGAGCTGTGCTGTGGCCTGGAGGATTTGCAGCGGGAGCGCATCGTATACAG GGACTTAAAGCCTGAGAACATTCTCCTCGATGATCACG GACACATCCGGATTTCAGATCTTGGTTTGGCCTTGGAGGTCCCAGAAGGGGAGAAGATCAATGGAAGAGTTGGAACGCTGGGCTACATGG CTCCAGAAGTTATCAACTCTGAGAGCTACACTTTCAGTCCTGACTGGTGGGGGCTCGGCTGTCTGATATACGAGATGATTGAGGGGCGTTCTCCGttcaaaaaatacaaagagaaggTTAAGCGTGAGGAGGTGGAGCGGAGAGTGAAGCGAGAGGCGGAGCAGTACTCTGAGAAGTTCTCCGAGGACGCCAGGTCCATCTGCAGCATG TTACTCACCAAGGATCCTAAGCAGCGCCTGGGCTGCAGGGGCGAAGGGGCGGCTGAAGTCAAGGGACACCCTGTGTTCAGGGACATCAACTTCAGGCGACTGGAGGCCCACATGTTAGACCCGCCTTTCCACCCTGAT CCGCAGGAGGTTTACTGCAAGGACATCTTGGACATCGAACAGTTCTCCGCGGTGCGGGGCATACACCTGGACAGCACCGACAGCGGCTTCTACAGCGAGTTCGTCACAGGCTGTGTCTCCATCCCCTGGCAGAACGAG ATGATCGAGTCTGAGTGTTTCAAGGAcatcaatgaaatggaaaacgAGCCAGTTTTAGAGCCAGATGAGAAGATGGACCAGCAAGTTCCCAGGCCTCAGAAGAGAGGTTTCTTCTACAGACTCTTCTCTAGAGGG TGCCTGTTCTGTAAGATGATGTACACAGTGTACAAGCTACCCATGTGGTGTGTTTGA